One window of the Notolabrus celidotus isolate fNotCel1 chromosome 23, fNotCel1.pri, whole genome shotgun sequence genome contains the following:
- the LOC117806981 gene encoding uncharacterized protein KIAA0754-like codes for MKTVRVLVLLLLASAHNLTPVSADDTAADKKPPSTTEPNVPAAQTTAEPANPTQAPTQPVATAAPTGAQDTSALSQVSPSKPTESNNSETKATPTVKAVPLTTLPTVHQTVAATSDVPASGDNKTHTPDTMRPRSQPGNQSETTRGPKKPQGGVETTEKPKTGEGLTTAAPASHQSFPPPVMSQTEQGETTDKGAGPQTGSEEKEAPKSDKNLWWIVLPSLLVAAAAAMVAKFKCKKVHDHTETIDTGTENASFQSRPESTKDGVMLLGVKSSGGEENAAAR; via the exons ATGAAGACTGTCAGGGTTTTGGTCCTGCTTCTGCTTGCATCTGCTCACAACCTCACTCCAG TTTCAGCAGATGACACAGCTGCTGACAAAAAACCACCATCAACAACAGAACCAAATGTACCAGCAG CACAGACAACAGCAGAACCTGCAAACCCAACACAAGCACCTACACAGCCAGTCGCAACAGCAGCACCAACAGGCGCTCAAGATACTTCTGCTTTGTCTCAGGTTTCCCCCAGCAAACCCACTGAGAGCA ATAATAGTGAGACGAAGGCCACACCAACTGTGAAGGCTGTTCCACTGACAACTCTGCCAACAGTCCACCAAACTGTGGCTGCTACATCTGATGTTCCTGCCTCCGGGGATAACAAAA cacacacacctgacactATGCGGCCAAGATCTCAACCAGGAAACCAATCTGAGACCACAAGAGGGCCAAAAAAGCCTCAGG GAGGTGTTGAGACCACTGAAAAACCAAAAACAGGGGAGG GTTTAACCACTGCTGCTCCAG CATCACATCAATCTTTTCCACCTCCAGTAATGTCACAAACTGAGCAAGGGGAGACCACAGACAAAGGAGCTG GTCCTCAGACCGGCAGTGAGGAGAAAGAGGCTCCTAAATCAG ACAAAAATCTGTGGTGGATTGTGTTGCCTAGCCTGCTGGTCGCAGCTGCTGCAGCCATGGTGGCGAAGTTCAAATGCAAGAAGGTCCATGATCACACAG AAACCATCGACACTGGAACTGAGAA TGCATCTTTCCAGAGCAGACCTGAAAGCACCAAAGACGGTGTCATGCTCCTCGGAGTGAAGTCATCAGGTGGAGAAGAAAACG